One Aegilops tauschii subsp. strangulata cultivar AL8/78 chromosome 2, Aet v6.0, whole genome shotgun sequence genomic window, TGGTCACTCACTACCGAACCTCCAGTCCCTAATTATGGGAAGCAACAGGCTGGAGGGCCTGATCCCTACTTCACTAGCCAACATGTCAAATCTTCAAATGCTTGATCTTTCAAACAACTCCTTGCATGGCTCTGTTCCATCTCTCGGTTCTTTGGCAAACTTGCGTCGGTTAGTTTTGGGGAGTAACTTGCTAGAAGCACATGACTGGTCATTTCTTACATCTCTAGCAAATTGCTCCCAGCTGACAAAGTTTTCCTTGGAAGGGAATGCTCTGAATGGCAGCTTACCTGTAGCAGTTGTTAATCTTTCCACAAGGCTACAAGATTTGTCGCTTGGGTCAAACCAAATTTCAGGCTCCATACCTGTTGAAATTAGCAATCTTGTTAATCTCACTTCACTTAGGATGGAAAACAATTTTCTTTCTGGAAGCATACCTTCTACCATTGGTAAGCTGCAAAACCTATATATCCtaaatctatcaaagaacaaatTATCAGGTCAGATCCCTCCTTCAGTTGGTGACATTACTCAACTGGGCAAGCTTTATCTTAGTGATAACAAGTTCACTGGTAACATACCTGGTAGTTTAGGTCAGTGCAAGGGACTTCTTGAACTAAATTTGTCTCGAAACAACCTAGATGGGTCAATACCAGTCGAACTCTTTGCTAACCCTCCATTCTCCCTCGGTCTGGACTTCTCACACAACAATCTCACTGGGGAACTGCCACTGGAACTTGGTACAGTTGGTACTGGTGCTGGTCCAACATCCCTTCACATGGAAGGAAACAAGTTATATGGACAAATTCCAGCAAGATGGCAGTTAGTATCAACCGTGCAGATTAATCTTTCTCACAATGACTTATCCGGTGCCGTGCCTGAATTCTTTGAGCACCTTCATATGCTGGAGCAACTTGATCTATCTTACAACAACTTGGAAGGAGCTGTTCCTACAAGTGGGATCTTTGAGAATTCTACCGCAGTACTTTTGGATGATAACAAGGGACTCTGTTCGAATTCCTCCAGGCTGGCATTACCAATTTGTCCTGGCATCTCAGCTTCAGCAAATAAAACAAAGCATCATATGTCCTCGCTGGCAACCTTGCTGCTAATTGTAATACCACCACTTACTATTGCTTTCCTAGTCTTGCTATGGTTTCTACCCACTCTTTGGAAGAGAGCGGTATTCTCATTTTTACAATTGGCTGTTGTGTCCAAGAAgatgttttgtttttttgcccatCAGAAGAGAAGAGAAATGCATACAGTTCCATTCAACGATGAGAAGAAGCTGAAGAGGGTGTCATATCAGGACATTCTTAAAGCTACCAACTGGTTTTCTTCGCTTCATACTATCAGCTCAACCTGTACTGGATCAATTTATTTTGGTAGGTTCAAGTCCGACAGGAGATTGGTTGCCATCAAAGTATTCAACTTGAGTGAACCTGGCGGGTGTGATAGTTACTTTATTGAGTGTGAAGTGCTACGAAACACCCGCCATAGAAATATAATGTGTCCTGTGACCGTATGCTCGACACTTGATTCACAAAATCATGAGTTCAAAGCGCTGATATTCAAGTTCATGGTTAATGGTAGCCTTGACAGATGGTTACGCTCTGAGCAACACAATGGAATCCCAGGCAGAGTGCTAAACTTTGGCAAGAGGATATGCATAGCGGCAGATGTGGCTTCTGCTCTTGATTATGTCCATAACCAACTAACGCCTCCTTTGATCCATTGTGATTTGAAGCCAGAGAACATCCTTTTGGACGATGATATGACCGCGCGGCTCAGTGATTTTGGCTCAGCAAAGTTTTTGTCACCGGATATGTTTATTCCTGAAAGCCTGGATGATGTTGGAGGAACAGTTGGGTACATGGCACCCGGTAAGTTTTGCCTTTTCCATTTCCACTTAATTATACTTTGTCCTGTACGTATGTGCATTATTCTAAAGCATTGCTTCTTCGCAGAGTATGGGATGGGTTACGAGATCTCCGTaggagctgatgcatatagttTTGGAGTGCTTCTGCTGGAGTTGCTTACCGGAAAACGACCAACCGATGATATGTTCGTCGATGGGCTTACCCTTCCCATTTTCTCCGAATCCATGTTCCCTGAGAGTGTCGCGGAGATTCTAGATCCTCGTATGGGACACGAGGAGCATCAAGGGTGTGCAGAAGTATGGACGCAGAGATATATTGTCCCGTTGGTTGCCCTTGGACTGTCGTGTACCGTGAAAGCTCCGAAGGACAGGCCTGGAATGAAAGATGTTTGTGCAAAACTTACTGCTATCAGAGACGCTTTTCTGGAATGCTGTGATGACATTGACGAATATTTTAGCTCTGTTAGAGCATGCTGATTCGTTATCGTTAAGAATGTAGTAACATGTTCATTGTACCTTATCAATATGACGAACTGGATGAAACCCTGCTGGCTATGGATTTCTCAAATATCACTTTTGTTCAATGCTGTAGGGAAGCTAATCTTATTGCGGATTGTTTGGCAAAACACTGCTTTAGATCTAGTGTGCCTGAATTCTGGGATTCTATTGCTCCTGACTTTATTCTTCCACAAATTGTAAACGATATGGCTATTGTTTGAAGAATAAATTTATCTTATGTTTCAAAAAAACTGGATGAAAATATGAGTCTTGAGCAGAGATATGTTTTGAGTGATCAATAGTTCGCTACAGAACGTACTATCCTttgttgaattttttttattttgaggTGTATCCGTGTATGTATGGCAAAATTCTTGTACTAGTTAATTTTGTAAAGGGTATTGTATATATGAAGGTGTTTTTCTCCCTTGAAATCTTTTGTCCAGCTTAATAAAGGAAAGCATTATTTTCTGATTAACTTTTGGTCCATAATAAAATGAGAAAAGGCTGACACTATAACATTCAAAACCAGATAAATTTGGCCCCTTGTCTATACCTGGCTCAAAGAGGTTTGATTGATGAAGTGCTCCTGTATTAGTAGTAGTGAAAACGAAAgcaataaaaagagaaaaaaaatagGAAATATGAAAAAAGGGAAATGTGTTTTGAAAAGGAAGATCTATTTCAGGAATCATGGAAGATAAGACAACAAAAAATGGATATAAATATTTTGGAAAGAAACCCTGAAAAAACACGAAACTAAAAAGAAAGTTCAGAAATGTTTATGAAGAATCAGGAAACATGATGTTTTTCATGAATGTTCATAAATAAAGATTTGTGATGTTCCGAACATAGAATGATCACCTCTTCTTTTCCCATGCTCCAAATTGCCTCATAATCTCTCTTCTAACAAGGCAAAAAATCATGTGACCTATTTGCAAGAAGGTTGATGGCAACAATAATTCTAGAGATTCCCCCAATTTTTTTGTAGAAGATAAAATAAAGAGTTGATATGATGGCATTTTACTTGTTTTCATGCTCTCGTTACTTGTTCAAAGGCTCGTGCTCTACGATTGGCTTTGAGAGAGTTGTGGAATAATCCTGATGAAGAATTGTTCAAATTCTCGGGACCAGATTGGCTTTTGATTTTGTTGGATCATTTGAGCTTGCAACAACGAGAGCAgattttgtttcttttttggCGAGATTGGCACCTGAGAAATGATTGAATTTTTGGAAAGGGGAGGGAATCCATTGCTGCTTCTGCAACTTTTGTGGAAAATTATTGGTATTCTTTTACGTCCTGTCACGACACTATTAAGGTTGTTCCCAGTAACAAAGGTAAAGAAAAATTGGGAGGTGCGGTATCTGTTTCGGCACCAATACAAGATCATGTGTTGTGGAAACCTCCCCCAGATGATTATATCAAGATCAATGTGGATGCTAGTTATGTGAAAAGCATTAATGTCGCCAGTGTGGGGGTGGTTGCTAGAAACTCATCTGGTGAAGTTATTATTTCTTCATGGGACTTTCTGGGTCAGTGTTCTAGCGTGAATGAAATTGAACTGCGTGCATGCCTGGCAGGCCTTTATATCGGTATTACTCTTCACTGGTCCATTATTCTAGAGGCTGATTGTGCGTTTGTTCGTTCTTTCCTTGCAAATGAGAAGCTTGATAGGTCTCCTCTCGTTGATTTGAAGAAAGAAGCCTTAAGTATATCCAGGATGATCAAGAATTTTAAAATTGCGAAAATCAATCGGCTAGCCAATGGGGTGGCTCACGAAATTGCAAAGTTTAGCTTTATTAATAAATCTGATGGGATTCTTCTTAATAGTGTTCCGCACTGCGTGGCGAATGTTGTAATGAACGATTGTAATAACCTTTTTACTTAATTAATATAAGGgggttttcaaaaaaaaagattACATATTTGCGAACCagcctgtggttggatggttagaagGACAGTGATATCCTAGCCCACCAGGGGTTCAAGTCCCGGTGCTtgtattttctggatttatttcaggatttctgTCGCTGCGCGTTCAATGGAAGAAGATGTTCCCTTCGACTACGAGGTGGGCACCTACGACGCCTTCGTAAATCACAAGATGATATGTTGGCTTGGTCTCTCGGAGGTGCTCGTAGGTGTAGTGTACGTTTGCAGGGGTGAGTGCATGTGCATATATATGAGCGTTTgggtctgtaccgtgttaaaaaataATTAAGGATTTTTCGCTTTTCTTCATTTATTATAAGGAAAAAAAAGAACGGGAGTAAGTCGGATATCAAGGAGAATGACCACTTTACCCCTCCCTTCCTCCTCCCAAACTCTCCCCTCTCAGTGAGACGGTCACCGGCTCCGGCAGGCTCGGGCCTCACAACCCGTACGAAGAATTGGAGAGCCAAAGTAATTGCCTACAGGTTTAAATATATCACACTGCTGAACCAGTAAAAAGTTGAAATATTACACCGACTTCGTACATGTATTGAGGATATACTGTGTGGTAAAACAATGGTACCAGAGAAACAAACTCTCATTCATAAATGGAGCAATGAATCAGTTGGCAAGTCGGTTGTAACAGTGGCCAATATACCTACGAAGCAGACAGAGATACAAAACGATAAATGAACGGAATACGAAGGGGCTAATATAGTGGATGCTGATCATGAGACAACTAGATGAGTATGATTGCAGTGGGCTTCGTCGTCGAGTGCTCCTATGCAATTTCCTTCAATAGGTTCCCTATTATATGGAAAAGATTTTACTTCAAAGTTGCAACACCTGGGGACAGGAGTAAAGCGGCCGCACCCCGCCCATCCCCATCCATGCGCGACAGCCGCCACCACCAAACCGGCCGAATCCCCACGTCAATGCAAGCGGCTGACAATGGTGTACTTTTTTTTTTTACTTTCCTCTCTGTGGCAAGGCTCATATATTCTTGCTTCTGTCAAGGCTTCCACTCCTTTTATTCTACTAGaacaatgcccgtgcgttgcaacgggatatAAATATTCTAGTACGTTAGCTTGTGATTTTCCGTGTGTTCGATTTGATTAAAAGTTTGCAGTTTTATTGTACTAGAACAATAAAAGTTTGATAAGTAAATTAAAAGTTTGATAAGTAAATTAAGATGATTGGTTATCATATAGATGGAAGGTTGAACAAAAAGGTGTTGGGAAGAAAGGTGAAATGGGAATCTTATGTTCTTTTTAAGTAAGTAGAGATTTTTCTTTTCTTCCGAGACAGCCTTATCTGCTCTTCTCCATCATTGATCCTCCTCTTTTCCCCTCTTTGCCGGCCGGCACTCCATGCTTCAGGATGAATAACTAGAAAGCCAAATCCACATCCTTCCTTTTCAGAATTCTTAACTTGTCGACTTGAGGAAACAACCTGAATTTAAGACAAACCGGAAAACCGAAAGCCGTGGACGCTGTGTTTCCTGGTGCTCCTGTTTCGAGTTCTCAATGGTTACAGAGAAAGATGTTTAAATTTGAATACCTGCAAAACATTTGGCATTCTTGGCTCCAAAGACGATCAAAACTGACCATGTTTGCCTGAAAAGTGTGTAGCTGACCAGTAGCATTTCAGCCAGGGTGAGTCGCTTCTTCGCATCGCCTTCCCTTTTTGTGGAGTTCCTAATTTGTGGAGTCGAGTAAACAACCTGAATCCTGAGAAAAGACGGAAAGCCAAAGCCGCATCCTCCCTTTTCCAAATTCTTAACTTACCGAGTCGAGGAAACAAACCTGAATTTAAGGAAAGCTGGAAAGCACAAGTCACAGCCACCGGGTTTACTGATGCTCTGTGTTTTAACAGGATGTTCCAATGCACATACCTGCAATACTTGAAACTCATGGGCTCATGGACCCAATCCAAGGAAAGAACCAAAACTGACAGCAGCTAGTGTGAAAAGTGCCTAACTAGTAGCATCTCAGGCAGGAAACTGCACCTCTATAATTCAGCGAAACAAAATTTAAAAAGACCTTCACAATTCACTTTTAGATGGTAAAGCAAAAACTCACTTTGATGTGAGATAGAAAGTAAGATCTGCACCGCTAATTTGGGCGCATACATAGCATTAGCGGTGGATATTAATCAGGTACATAAAATAAAAAAAACTGTTACAATTATATTATACAAGTGAATAAGTGATACATCTATAATTTTGTATATaagcattagagtagtgtagtaACTGTGCTATCGAACTCGTACATGGTCTTTAACATCTAGTTGCATGCACATCCAATTAGTTGCCGTGGATCACAAGGCAAATGCCTCTTTGATGGCAACAATTCTGGCACAAACATCATGCATTGCTGGTCTATCATTCGGCGATTCCATAGTACACATCAGGCCAATACTGACCAAAGGTATAATGTAGTTCTGCATACGTACAGAAGCAGCCGCCTCATCCTCCTCGGATGGCATGTGGGGATCTATAACCTCAGCGATCCTCTCGGGGAAGGCTAGGTCGAAATACTTGTGGAGGCTGAGAGCGTTGCCGCATAGCGCGTCCGTCGGCCGCCTTGCCGTGAGCATCTCCAGCAGCAGCACCCCAAAACCGTAAACATCGCCGCCTGTCGAGACTTTGCATCCCATCCCATATTCTGTAAAACAGGAGCAATGCGCATAAATACTTGTGGAACTAACAAAACAAAGACAGATCAGAATCAAACTTGGTAGTGTCTCAAAGAAAAGAGAAGTGCAACTTACCAGGAGCGATATATCCGATTGTTCCTCCTACACCAATAAAGCCTTCTGGTCTGCCAATACTTGAAGAGAGGAACTTGGCAGACCCGAAGTCACAAATGCGCGAGGTCATATCGTAGTCCAGCAGCACATTGCTTGGCTTCAAATCGCAGTGGATCAAAGGAGGTGTCAGCTGGTTGTGCATATAGTCCAGAGCAGAAGCCACATCAGCAGCAATACGTATCCGCTGGCCCAAGCTCAGCAGCCTCCTTGAGCTGCCGACCCTTGGGTGTATCCACATGTCCAGGCTACCATTTGCCATGAACTCATATACTATGGCCTTGAATTCTTCACCCTCGGAATCTACAGTGGAGCACAGGGTGATAGCTTGAACCAGGTTGCGGTGGCGGGTGTGTTTTAGCACTTCGCACTCGGTGAAAAAGCTATTTCTTGAACCTTGCTCACTAAGATGGAATACTTTGATGGCCACTAGATCTGTCTCGAACTCAAACCGGCCAATGTAGACGGATGCTGTATGACTTGAACTGATCCGGTTGACCAGAGAGAACCAATTGGTGGCTTTAAGGATGTCTCCATATGACACCCTCCTCATTGTCTCCTTGAAGCTTTCAGATGGTTGAGCTTTAGTTCCCTTCATAATAGTGACAACAACACATAATAATGAGAACACGGCAATAGTAATTGGTGGAGCTACTATAAGCAGCAGGCGTGTGTTGATCTTCCTTCTTGTTGCTGAGGAGGTTGGGCAAATGTGCAATCCAAATATGGCAGCAGCTGTTTCACATAAGCCTGTGTTGCCTTGCAGGAATACTGCAGCTGAATTTCGAAATATGCCACCAGTCGGGATTGGCCCTTCAAATTTGTTGTATGATATATTAATATAATTTAAGCTGCTGAAGTTCACAAAATACTGTGGAACTTGACCAGTTAAATTGTTCTCGGACAGATCTATCTGCTGTATGACCTTCAGTTTGCTGAAATACTCGGGAATACTCCCATTAAGCATGTTGCTTTTGATCTGAAGGGATAGCAGTTGAACACACAGGCCAAGTTCAGAAGGAAGGCTACCAGATAATTTGTTGTTGGAAACATTAAGGAGGCCAAGATTGATCAGGTTACTAACTTCCCATGGTATTGGCCCAGTCAGGTTGTTGTTTGACAAGTCCAAGCCCAATGAAAGGGAGGAAATACTGAAGAGTTCTCTTGGTATGGATCTATCAAGGTGGTTAACTGACATGTTTAGCATAAGCAGCCTGTTGCATTGTCCTATATTTGCTGGTATGTTTCCAGACAATTCATTATCATCAAGATGAAGCTGGCTGAGTTGAACAAGGTTACCAACTGTTGATGGAATCTGACCTGACAACCTATTCATGGAAAGTTTTAGGACAACCAAGTTGCTCAAGTTCCAAACTGTCAGGGGAATTTGTCCTGAGAGCATGTTCTGGCCCATGTCAAGCAGAGCGAGACTTGCAAGCTTTCCTATCTCAGCTGGTATGTTTCCAGAAATTTGGTTTCTTCCAATGCTTAACCGCTGAAGCTTTGTTGAAAGTTTGCCTACTGCTTTTGGCAAACTTCCATTCAGGATATTCCCATCTACTGATAATATGGACAACTGAGTGCAATTGGTCAGAGAGGTAAGGAACGCCCAGTCATCAGCTTCGAGTTTATTATCTCCTAGGAGCAGTACACTCAAGTTTGCCAAGGATCCTAAAGATGGCACCACGCCAGTCAGCAGGTTGCTTGAAAGATCAAGCACTTGGAGCTTTGACATGTTGGTCAGGGAATCTGGGACTGATCCACGAAATTTGTTGAGTCCCATTGCTAATGTTTCGAGGTTTGGAAGTGAGTGGCCAATGTCAGAAGGTAGCTGTCCAGTAAATTTGTTGCTGCCTAGGCTAAAGAACGTGAGTGATGACACATTGTACAGTGTGGCTGGGACATACCCCGAGAACATGTTATTACTTAGATCTACCCTTTTTAGATTTGGAATTTGACCGACAGTTTCCGGAATTGATCGTGCTAACTTGTTTTGTGCTAGCAGGAGTGAACGCAAGGATGAAGCATTTCCTAAAGATGCTGGTATGGTACCAGAAAGTGAATTCCCCGTAAGATCGAGAAACTGCAGAGCTGACATCTTTTGGAAATGTGGGATAGCCCCGGAGAGAGCATTCGACCGGAGGTCAACAGCAACAAGTTTGGATGAGTTGAACAAATTAGCTGGGATAACCCCAGATATGTTATTACGTGAGACGATTATCTCACTGAGTGACGAACTATTTGCTAAGGAATCAGGGATAACTCCGCTAAGAGAATTGTTTGCAAGGTTGACATATCTAAGAGATGCAGCTGTACCTAATGACAGAGGGATGTTACCTGAAAGCCTGTTGCCAGCAAGCATCAGGGTTTGGAGGCTCCGAAGCTCACCTATCTCTTCAGGTACGCTTCCAGATAACTTATTGTTCCAAAGGTTCAACTGAACTAGAGAATCAAGGGCTGCCATGCAACTGGATAGTGTTCCTGTGAGCAGCGTAGACCTGAGTTGGAGGGACACGACGCGGATTGGGAGGGTGGTGCTGCAGGTGACCCCTCGCCAGCCGCAGAAGTTGAGCGAGTCATTGCGCCATGATCCAAGAACACCGGCAGACCCCTTGGAGATGCCGGATTTGAAGCAGAGAAGGGCTTGCCGGTCACTCTCAGATCTGTTGCTAGCCTGTGCTGATGTGAATATGATTGTGTTGGAGGACAGAAATATGAGGATGGTGTGGAGAAGAAAGAGTGCATGGTGGGATGGAGGAACCAGAGATTGGGTGCGAAAAACTTGAGGAGCCATGTCTCAGTTCTTGTCCTAATGGAGTGTGTTTATTAAAATATTTAGATACATGTGGAAGGGTAGGGGAGCTGAAACTTCTACTTGACTTTGACTTCAGTGCCGTCTTGGTTAGCTTGCTTCTAGCTCACGCCCCCGGATGATTGAAAAATAGCCTGGGCACAAAAGGAACATGTGACATGTTTATGTGGGTAAAGAAAACGTATGCATATACCAGCCTATCAAAGTGCAAATACCGTTCCTGCTTGTTATGCAACCTACAGCTTCTGTACCCCAAAATCCACCCAATTATGGAACTACTCAGTGAACTGAATAGTAGAAAAGGGGACATGTTGGCTACTCTACTCACTTATCATTATTTATTTGCCACCATCAAGTAACAAATAATAAATTAGACGGTGTATTTTACACTTTACAGTTTCTTGAAACCAATTCTCTGGATTCCAGTACGGTTCAGGATGTGCCCTATTATTGTAAGCCCAAGCACGACTTAGTTGACCCTCCAAAGTGCCAAGTCAGTCATCAAGGACAAGAAGCAGGGCAAGCCCAAGACTTGTCCGTCCATCTTTGTCGTGCTGCAGGAAAACCAATTATTGATCCACAGCATTTTGCAGACAGGATCCAGCTATCCCCATCATCGAACTTGCTCCACAGTCCACACGAACTACATGATAATACCAGATTGATTCAAAAGAGATGGCTGCCAAGATGAAATGTTCCAAACATTCCTCTCCACATGATAATACCAGATGATTGAATTGTACTAGGTGTTAGGTGTACAGTATACGGCAGGCAGGCATTGCCAGCATCACCTCTCCCCCTTCTTCTTCATCTCAAATCCATAACGCTGCCAACGAATTGTGTGCACCATCTCCCAGCATCCTAACAGTAACAAGGACAATCGCAAATTACAGTATCACGTAGCCACTGCTGCAGTACGCAGATTCGCAGTCAAGTCGAACGAATTCGACCACAATTTTCGTGTGGAGAGAATGACAGATGCAGGTACACAGTATACCTGGGGTAGGGGAACATGCCGAGGATGTGGCCCTTGGGCTTGGGGATGCCGATGTCCGGGGCTCAAGACGCTGCTCCTCGCATTGCATCTGCCGTGGTGCCACCTCGGCCGGCCCTGTCCCGCCGTGCGGGTACCTCCTCCTGGCCCGCGCCTTCCGCGCGGCGGGAGGCACGCGGCGCTGGTGGGCACCGGGCGATTGCGTCAAGGGACACCGGGTGGGAGTTTCTCCTTCGCGCGGCTGCTTCTCATCCCCGGGCGCCGAGCGGGCTGACGGAGCCGGTGAccagagaggagaggagaggattGGGGAGGAAGATGGGAGGGGTAAAGTGGTCATTTTCGTAGATATCTACTTACTCCAGTTTATTTATAAAAATTATTAGTATAAAAGAAAAGCAAAAAAATCTTATCATTAAACAAGAAAAATACCATGTTGactctttattttttttctactccctccgttcagtaTGAACGATATACGGActaaaatgagtgaacaaacacattAAAACGTGGCTATACACATTCAATTCCGAGAAAAAAGTTAGTAAAAGACTTTATATTTGTGAATAGAGGGAGTATAAATTTACGGAAATGATAAGTACCTGCACATGGCAAAATGAACGTTTTCATGACAATTTTACTGACGCGAGGATGGCAATTATGACAAGTACGGTAATTTCCTGGCAAATAAATAAAAACCAAGGCGAATTTGCCATGCTTTCCCACTAAACTTGTTATCCTCAACAAGTATAAATTGCCACAAAAAACATTCATTTTGCCATGTGCACGTACCTGACGTTCGGTAGTTATCGGTGTCCTAAAATTATTGTTGTTGTTAACCTTCTtataagtactccctccgtccggaaatactcgtcggaggaatggatgtatctagatgtattttagttctaaatacattcatttttatgcatttctctgacaagtatttccggatggTGGGAGTACGTCACATGAATTCTTGCTTTGAAGAAGAGAGACTATGAGGTGGTTTGGAGCATGAAAAAAAAGGTGATTTTTCATGTACGGAACTCCACAAATCTTTATCTAGGAGCATTCGTAAAAGACATCATGTTTCCCGATTCTTCAAAAACACGTCTAATCTTTTTTACTCCATCCGTTTCATATTAGTTGTCGCTGATTTAGTATAACTTTCTTTTCGGTCTGTCCTTTCTTGTCTCCCTTTCTTTTCGGTTTATCAAATATTTTATCACATTTTTTGCAATCTTTCGTGATTTTTGAAAATGGAAGTTCCCATTTCAAAATACATTTTTTCTTTTTCCCATAATTcctattttctctttttttatagCTTTCGGTTTCATTACTAATACAGCAACACTTCATCAAACAAACCTCTTTGAGGCAGGTATAGGCAAGGGGCCAAATTGATCTGGTTTTGAAAATTGATTGTCAACTTTGTCTCATTTTTTTCATGGACCAAAAGTTGACCTAAAAATAATGCTTTGCTTTATTAAGCTGGGCATAAGATTTTATGGGAGGAAAACACATTCATATATACAGTACCCTTTACAAAATTAACTAGTAAAAGAATTTCGCCATACACACAGCTCAAGGTCAAAATAAAAATAATTCAACAAATATACAACAAAGAacagttgattctttttgtagcCAATTATTGCCCACTGCAAATCATATCTATGTGCTCAAGCCTCAAAGTTTCTGCCAGTTTGTCAAATAGACAAGGTACTGTGAAGAATGAACTTTACTTGTTACTACATTCTTAATAATAAAGAATCAGCGTGCTCTAACAGAGCTCAAATATTCGTCAATCGTCATGATGGCGTTCCAGAAAGTCGTCTCTGAGAGCAGAAAGTTTTGCACAAACATCTTTCATTCCAGGTCTGTCCCTAGGAGATTCCACGGTACATGACAATCCAAGAGCAATCAGGGGGACAATATATCTCTGCGTCCATACTTCTGCACACACTTGATGCTCCTCATGTCCCATACGAGGATCTAGAATCTCTGCGACTCTTTCAGGGAACATGGATTCAGAGAAAATGGGAAGGGTAAGCCCATCAACAAACATATCATCGGTTGGTCGTTTTCCGGTAAGCAACTCCAGCAGAAGCACTCCAAaactatatgcatcagctcctACGGAGATCTCGTAACCAGTCCCGTACTCTGCGAAGAAGCAATGCTTTAGAATAATTAAGTGGAAATGGAAAAGCTAAACTCACCAGGTGCCATGTATCCAACTGTTCCTCCAACATCATCCAGGCTTTCAGGAATAAACATATCCGGCGACAAAAACTTTGCTGAGCCGAAATCACTGAGCCGCGCGGTCATGTCATCGTCCAAAAGGATGTTCTCCGGCTTCAAATCACAATGGATCAAAGGAGGCGTCAGTTGGTTGTGGACATAATCAAGAGCAGAAGCCACATCTGCCGCTATACATATCCTCTGGCCAAAGTTTAGCACTCTGCCTGGGATTCCATTGTGTTGCTCAGAGTGTAACCATCTGTCAAGGCTGCCATTAACCATGAACTTGAATATCAGCGCTTTGAACTCGTGATTTTGTGAATCAAGTGTCGAGCATACGGTCACAGGACACATTATATTACGATGGCGGGTGTTTCGTAGCACCTCACACTCAATAAAGTAACTATCACATCCGCTAGGTTCACTCAAGTTGAATACTTTGATGGCAACCAATCTCTTGTCGGACTTGAACCTACCAATATAAACTGACCCAGTACAGGTTGAGCTGATAGTATGAAGCGAAGAAAACCAGTTGGTAGCTTTAAGAATGTCCTGATATGATACCCTCTTCAGCTTCTTCTCATCGTGGCACAGAACTGTATCCACTT contains:
- the LOC109754287 gene encoding uncharacterized protein isoform X1; the protein is MPSFLSLLCIFLILFSFNTTTLEAAQENKSEIDRQALLCFKSGTNSYPLDILNSWSDDSLNFCCWKGVICGTKFPPRVVSLNLTSARLSGQISGCVGNLTFLSSMNLADNDLSGTIPGELGKLPNLHTLHLSNNNLEGNIPDSLGTSNSLSYVNLGNNTLTGGIPLSLTNCSSLNTLILSRNNLSGEIPSTLFDNLSKLTKVDLQKNSFTGLIPRFHKVTALKFLCLTGNFLSGSIPPSIGNVSSLTSILLGQNKLSGLIPEAIGHTTKLLELDLSFNSLSGNVPVSLYNMSSLKNFSVGSNGLVGQLPSYIGHSLPNLQSLIMGSNRLEGLIPTSLANMSNLQMLDLSNNSLHGSVPSLGSLANLRRLVLGSNLLEAHDWSFLTSLANCSQLTKFSLEGNALNGSLPVAVVNLSTRLQDLSLGSNQISGSIPVEISNLVNLTSLRMENNFLSGSIPSTIGKLQNLYILNLSKNKLSGQIPPSVGDITQLGKLYLSDNKFTGNIPGSLGQCKGLLELNLSRNNLDGSIPVELFANPPFSLGLDFSHNNLTGELPLELGTVGTGAGPTSLHMEGNKLYGQIPARWQLVSTVQINLSHNDLSGAVPEFFEHLHMLEQLDLSYNNLEGAVPTSGIFENSTAVLLDDNKGLCSNSSRLALPICPGISASANKTKHHMSSLATLLLIVIPPLTIAFLVLLWFLPTLWKRAVFSFLQLAVVSKKMFCFFAHQKRREMHTVPFNDEKKLKRVSYQDILKATNWFSSLHTISSTCTGSIYFGRFKSDRRLVAIKVFNLSEPGGCDSYFIECEVLRNTRHRNIMCPVTVCSTLDSQNHEFKALIFKFMVNGSLDRWLRSEQHNGIPGRVLNFGKRICIAADVASALDYVHNQLTPPLIHCDLKPENILLDDDMTARLSDFGSAKFLSPDMFIPESLDDVGGTVGYMAPEYGMGYEISVGADAYSFGVLLLELLTGKRPTDDMFVDGLTLPIFSESMFPESVAEILDPRMGHEEHQGCAEVWTQRYIVPLVALGLSCTVKAPKDRPGMKDVCAKLTAIRDAFLECCDDIDEYFSSVRAC
- the LOC109754287 gene encoding uncharacterized protein isoform X2; the encoded protein is MPSFLSLLCIFLILFSFNTTTLEAAQENKSEIDRQALLCFKSGTNSYPLDILNSWSDDSLNFCCWKGVICGTKFPPRVVSLNLTSARLSGQISGCVGNLTFLSSMNLADNDLSGTIPGELGKLPNLHTLHLSNNNLEGGIPLSLTNCSSLNTLILSRNNLSGEIPSTLFDNLSKLTKVDLQKNSFTGLIPRFHKVTALKFLCLTGNFLSGSIPPSIGNVSSLTSILLGQNKLSGLIPEAIGHTTKLLELDLSFNSLSGNVPVSLYNMSSLKNFSVGSNGLVGQLPSYIGHSLPNLQSLIMGSNRLEGLIPTSLANMSNLQMLDLSNNSLHGSVPSLGSLANLRRLVLGSNLLEAHDWSFLTSLANCSQLTKFSLEGNALNGSLPVAVVNLSTRLQDLSLGSNQISGSIPVEISNLVNLTSLRMENNFLSGSIPSTIGKLQNLYILNLSKNKLSGQIPPSVGDITQLGKLYLSDNKFTGNIPGSLGQCKGLLELNLSRNNLDGSIPVELFANPPFSLGLDFSHNNLTGELPLELGTVGTGAGPTSLHMEGNKLYGQIPARWQLVSTVQINLSHNDLSGAVPEFFEHLHMLEQLDLSYNNLEGAVPTSGIFENSTAVLLDDNKGLCSNSSRLALPICPGISASANKTKHHMSSLATLLLIVIPPLTIAFLVLLWFLPTLWKRAVFSFLQLAVVSKKMFCFFAHQKRREMHTVPFNDEKKLKRVSYQDILKATNWFSSLHTISSTCTGSIYFGRFKSDRRLVAIKVFNLSEPGGCDSYFIECEVLRNTRHRNIMCPVTVCSTLDSQNHEFKALIFKFMVNGSLDRWLRSEQHNGIPGRVLNFGKRICIAADVASALDYVHNQLTPPLIHCDLKPENILLDDDMTARLSDFGSAKFLSPDMFIPESLDDVGGTVGYMAPEYGMGYEISVGADAYSFGVLLLELLTGKRPTDDMFVDGLTLPIFSESMFPESVAEILDPRMGHEEHQGCAEVWTQRYIVPLVALGLSCTVKAPKDRPGMKDVCAKLTAIRDAFLECCDDIDEYFSSVRAC